The genomic segment TATTATCCATCAAATATACTTCTTGAATTGTTCTGTCTGTATATATTTTGTCTATATTTTTTACAATTGGGTCTATTAAGGTTATATTTATTGATTTTAAATCTCCACTATAAAATCTTATTATATTACCATCACTTGTTCCAAGATATATATCTCCATCTATTGTTATTGAAGTTGCTTTTGATATATCAGTGTTAGATTTTATCCAATTTTCTCCTTTAGAAAAATTTGTTTCACCCATAGTATGCTTGTATATTTGTTTGCTTTCTGAATCAAGTATATATAGTCTATTTCCATACATTTGTGCATCTTTTGTATTTTTGTAATTTGGATGTAGTGCTATATTCATTTCTACTTTTTCTCTAGTTTCTAAATTAATCTTTATTACTTTGTCATTTTCTAATATATATACAAATTCATCTTCTTTTGTGAATGTATCAATATTACCTTGACTTTGATACTCCAAAATAGTATTTAAATCTTTTGACTTGAGATTTAATTGATTTATAGTTTTGTTGTTTTTATTCGTCAAAATAATAGAATCTCCATATTTAAACATATTATCTGCTTTAAAATCCAATTCTTTAATAGAGTTAATGTCTGATACTGTTGTTAACTTTCTTATTTTATTTAATATTTCTGTAAATTTTTGTAATACATCATTGTATCTTTGTTTTTGTTCCTCAGTCTTTTGTGGTAATGAATTTATAAGTTCAGATATTTCGTTTAATTTTTCTTTTGCTTGGTTTTCATCTTTGTATATTCCAAGTAAATCATATTCTTCTTGTTTTTCTTCTATATTTTTAATGATTGTATTATATGTTTCTTCTATTTTTTTAGTTTCTTTTTTGCGATTGTTTATAAATATACTAATTGCAAAAATTATTAATATTAAAAGAGCCGTTAGTAATATTATTGTGTTTTTATTTGGTTTTTTTGAACCAAAGTTTTTTGTTTCTCCTTTTAATATAGCATTTGTTTGTAGTGAAAGATTATCATTTTGTTTAATCTTCTTCGTAAATATTTTTTTGCTAATTTTTATAATAATTTTAATAGGATATTTTAATACTTTCCAAAGAATAGATAAATATGTTTTTAGATAACTAAATATAGGTTTTATATTTAATTTTATATGAGGTTTTCTGATTTTTTTTGAAATTTTCGGTATTTTTTCTTGATTTTCTTTTAAAAGTTCTTGTTTTACAAAATCCATAACATCTTGTCCTGAATTTTCTTCTGTTTCTATATCACTTTTCCCTTTTGTTAATATATCTTTTGTTCTTTTTTGATTTTGAAGTAGTTTATCTATTGATTCTTTTGAATTATCTTTATTATATAATATATTTTTTACGTCCTCTTTTGTTTCTTCTTTGTCTTGGTTTTCAAATGGACATAATTTTACAAAAACAGAGCAAAAATTTTTATCTGTAATTTTATACAATAACTCTTTTAATTTTATGTTTATTCCGACGAATTCGTTTTCAGATATTATTTCTGATAATTTTTCCTCAGATATATAATCAAATAGAGTATCAGTCGTAAATATTAATGATTGATTTGGTTCTATGTTGCCACTTAGAATATTTGTAAAAATTTTATCTACTGTTGGCTTGTCTATTCCATCATCTAAGTAATCAAAAATATTTATTAATTCTTTATTATTTGTGGTCCAAGCAGAAATATTTCCAACAGGAGAAAAATATACTTCTTGTCTATAGATTATGGAAATCACTGCTTTGAATTTTTTTAGAAAATTATTATCTACTTCTGTTATGAGTGGTAAATTTTCGTTTACTTCTTCTAATATACTCTCTAGCATTGCTTCCTGTTCTACCAAGGTTGAATTATAATAAAGCTTGTGTATTCTTTGAACCAATAAATTTCCTAACTCTTTTGGGTTTTCAGTTGATTCAGGAAATTCAAGAAGAATCACAAGTTTACCTTTGTTCTTTTGATCTTTATTTGGAGAACCTGTGTATATAAACACATTTTCTGAATTTTCTTTAGATTTTAATATTAATTTATTTGTTTTTAGTACATATTTCATCTTGTTTGTAGTTCTTGTTTATTACCTAGAAATATTATACTATAAAAAGAGAATATTTTAAATTAAAATAGTTTCATTCTATGCTTGAACAATTATTTGGATCGCAAACAAGAACAAAACTTTTAAGATTGTTTTTTATTGAAAATAATAAAAGTTTTTTTGTTAGAGAAATTACAAGAAATATAAATGAAAGAATAAACTCAGTAAGAAGAGAGCTTGAAAATCTAGAAAAGTTAGGACTTCTAAAATCAGAAACCAAAGACTATAAGAAATATTACTCTTTGAATAATAATTTTATCCTTATTGATGAACTTAGAAGACTTGTGTTAAAATCTCGTGTATTATTAGAAAAAGAATATGCAAAGAAATTCAAGGATATAACGGGTATAAAATATTTAGCACTTACTGGTACTTTTGTAGATTTGAAATTAGAGACAATTACAGATATTTTAATTGTAGGAAAAACAAGTAAAGAAAAAATAGAAAAAGTAATTAATAAACTATCAGAAGAGTTTGTTTCCGAAATAAACTATACAATAATGGATATAAAAGAGTTTGAATATCGCAAAAAAATGGCAGACAAATTTCTTTATAATGTTTTGAAGAATAAAAAAATAGTTTTAATAGATAATTTAGGATTATCCAAAAAATCTAAATGATTTTATATATAAACACAAGTGTTAGAAATTTTTTAGAATTCGCCATAATAGAAAATGACGATGTTTTTTTGTTGAAAAGAAAAGTAAACCTTTTGCAATCAGAAAATGCTTTGTTTTTGTTGGATTTTATTTTGAAAAAATATAAACTTAATTTAAAAGATATTGAGAAAATTATAGTTAATCGTGGTCCAGGATCATTTACATCTGTTAGACTTGGTATAGTTATTGCAAATACACTCTCATATGGTCTAAAAACGCCTATTTTTGGCATAGAGAACGTAGAAATAACAAAGAAGGCAGATTATCTTGATTTACAAAAAAATGCTCAAAAATACGATTTTGTAAGGCCTTATTATGACAGGGAGCCAGACATTACCAAATCCAACAAGCTTGATAAAATTTTGAAAAGATAATGACTTCAAATAATAAAAAAATAGTCGCTGTAATAGGAGGCGGACCAGCTGGAATGATGGCTTCTATTATTGCATCAGAAAACAAAGACAATGATGTATATTTGTTTGAAAAAAACAATTCTCTTGGGAGAAAATTATTACTCACTGGAAAGGGGAGATGTAATATTACTAATTCAGAAACTGATATAAAAAAATTTATTTCTTTTTTTGGAAAAAATGGAAAATTTTTGCATCATGCCTTTAGTGTATTTTTTAATGAAGACTTATTGGATTTTTTTAGAAAAAAAGGAGTTCATTTTGTATATGAAAGAGGAAATAGGGTTTTTCCAAAAAGCGAGGACTCAAATGAAATTTTAAACGCATTGAAAAAATGTTTAAAAGAAAATAATGTAAAAGTAGAAACAAATAAATCTTTGATATCAATTGAAAAGAAAAAAGACAAATTTGTTTTGAAGTTCGGTAATTTAGATTTCATTGCAGATAAAGTAATAATTGCATGTGGAGGAAAATCATACCCTGGGACTGGCTCAACTGGTGAAATATTTAATATTTGTAAAAAATTGGGACACACGATAGTAAATCCTGTGCCATCTTTGGTGCCTATTGTGCTAAAGGAGCGATTTATTTCTAGATTAGAGGGATTGTCACTAAAAAATGTAAAAGTTTCTGTATCGAAGAATAATAAGGAAATAATATCACAGTTTGGAGATATGCTTTTTACTAATAATGGCGTTTCTGGTCCAATAGTTTTATCGCTTAGCAAATATATATGTCGTGAAGATTTAAAAAATTTGATTTTGACAATTGATTTGAAACCAGCTCTAAGTATAGAACAATTAAATATTAGAATTAGACGAGAAATGAATGACAAAAATATTATTTATAAGAATTTACTTAAATTATTATTGCCGAGCAATTTGATTCCAATATTTTTGGAAATATTAAATGCAGATGAAAATAAAAAAATAAAACATTTGAATAAAGAAGAAATTTCTGAGTTATGTAATTTATTAAAACATTTTGAATTTCATATAGATAGTCTTGAAAGTTTTGGGTATTCTATTGTTACATCAGGCGGTGTAAGTATAAAGGAAATGAGTCCTATGACAATGGAATCAAAAAAAATCCCAGGACTTTTTTTTGCTGGAGAGAGTATTG from the Patescibacteria group bacterium genome contains:
- a CDS encoding NAD(P)/FAD-dependent oxidoreductase codes for the protein MTSNNKKIVAVIGGGPAGMMASIIASENKDNDVYLFEKNNSLGRKLLLTGKGRCNITNSETDIKKFISFFGKNGKFLHHAFSVFFNEDLLDFFRKKGVHFVYERGNRVFPKSEDSNEILNALKKCLKENNVKVETNKSLISIEKKKDKFVLKFGNLDFIADKVIIACGGKSYPGTGSTGEIFNICKKLGHTIVNPVPSLVPIVLKERFISRLEGLSLKNVKVSVSKNNKEIISQFGDMLFTNNGVSGPIVLSLSKYICREDLKNLILTIDLKPALSIEQLNIRIRREMNDKNIIYKNLLKLLLPSNLIPIFLEILNADENKKIKHLNKEEISELCNLLKHFEFHIDSLESFGYSIVTSGGVSIKEMSPMTMESKKIPGLFFAGESIDIDGETGGYNLQAAFSTGFVAGKSASS